In Microbacterium profundi, the DNA window GAAGTCGCAGTCCCAGATCGGCGGTGCCCTGGATCGTGATGCCGCCGAAGAGTTGGCGCGTACGCTTCGTGCGGTGGCGGACCCGACCCGGCTTCAGATCCTGAGCATCATCCTGGGTTCCGTTGATGAGCGTGCCACCGTGGGCCAGCTCGCTGATGTGCTGGGATTGAGGCAGCCGACCGTGACGCATCACGTTCGAATCCTGCTCGATGACGGATTCCTCATGCGGCAGCAGTCTGGAAAGCTGGGCTGGCTGTCCGTGAACCCGGGCCGGCGTAGCGCGGTCGAGGACTTCCTGCGGTGAGCGACGGCGCGCCGCATCGCATCGGCAAGCCGCTCGACGAGCGGGCTGCGCGCGATCGCGCGGCGCAAGTATCAGTGCTCGGCAATCCGGACATCCTTCGCGTGCTCAGCGCCCTGGCGTCCGACATCCCCGTCGCTTCAATCCCAGCGGAACTCTCCTTGAGCTCGGCAGTCATCGACGAAGCACTGCGTTCGCTCTTGATAACGGGCCTGGTCCGCGACGACGAGGGTCGCGTGACGCCGACTGTTGATGCGTGGGTGCGGTTCGGACGATTGCTGTCGAGTGAGTCGCTGCAGACGGTGCCGGCTGCCCCTGCGGTCGCAGATCTCCCGCAGGGAGTGATGACGATCGTCGCGGATCTGGCGTATCGGTTCAGCTCTACGTTTAGCCCCGAGACGGTGGCGAGCTATGTCGCGCAAAGCTACCTGTTGTTGAGTCAGCGGGCACGCGTTCGCGAGCACCTTCTGACGATGACTGAGCGTTATGCCGCTGACCGGCTGGAGGCTCTCGCCACAGCGCAGGGGTTGCTGCTCCGGGATACACCGGAGGTACTGTTCGTCTGCGTGCAGAATGCCGGCCGCTCGCAGATGGCCGGAGCCTTCCTGCGCCACCTCTCCGGCGGGAAGGTGCACGTTCGGACTGCCGGTTCATCACCGGCCGAGGCCGCGCATCCTCGCGTAGCTGCGGCGTTGTTGGAAGCGGGCGTAGAGCTGTGGGGTGAGTTCCCGAAGCCGCTGACCGATGACGTCGTGCGAGCCGCCGACTATGTCATCACGATGGGGTGCGGCGACGCATGTCCGGTGTTTCCGGGGCGTCGGTACATGGAGTGGGATCTTCCGGATCCGCTTGAGCTTGATGACGCTGGTCTCCGGGATGTGCGTGACGACATTCGCTCCCGCGTTCTGGACCTGTTGGCTGAGCTCGGAGTTGATCCTCAGGACACGAGCCGGTAGCCTGCCACCCGCACGGTCTCGATGAGTGCTTGTGCGGGGGCGAACGCCGCCAGCCGTGCACGCAGTTTCGTCATCGCGACCCGTACCGAGGCATGGGGGTCTTCCAGGTCGGAGCCGAAGGCGAGGGCGAGGGTGTCGATGCTCACACTCTCCGGGTATGCACGAATGATCTGGTGCAGGAGCTCGAACTCCCGCGCGGGCAGGAGCAGCGCCTGGTCTCGCCATCGAAGGCTGCGGTGTGGGATGTCGAGAGTCAACTCGCCGATGGTGAGGATCCGTTCGATCGGGCCGGTCCGCGGGTGCAGCCGCGCGACGTCACGCAGTCGCTGTGGAGTCATCGGCAGCCGCACAGTGCCGCGCACTCCCGCTTTCATCGCGCCGGCTATCGTCGCCGTCGCAGTGGTGTCGAAGACACCGAGGAAGATGGAGCCGCTGCACACAGGCTGGGTGATCTGGAGGATGGCGCTGAGCTGCTCGAAGGCTTCGCCGCCGGCGAGGATGAGCGAGGCGTCGTCATCGTGAGCGAGATCGGCGAGGGCGCCGACGATCTCTGGGTGGATTGTGATCGGCACTCCCGCGTGCCGGAATTCGGCGAAGCTGCCCCGGAGGATATCGGTGCTGTTGCCGTGTACGACGAAGCGGGCGTTGCCGGTCCGGGGGATGTCGCTCATCCGAACCGTCCACTGATGTAGTCCTCGGTGCGCTGATCCTGAGGCTGCTCGAAGATGTTCTTGGTGAGGTCGTATTCGACCAGCACCCCGGTGCGGTCGCCGGTGGTGTCATCGGCGAGGGCCGTGAAGAACGCAGTCCTGTCGGCCACGCGCGCCGCTTGCTGCATGTTGTGGGTGACGATGATGATCGTGTAGTCCTGGCGCAGGTCGTACATCAGATCTTCGATGCGGGATGTGGCGATGGGGTCGAGCGCGGAGCAGGGCTCGTCCATGAGGATCACGTCGGGGCGTACGGCGATGGTCCGGGCAATGCACAGTCGCTGCTGCTGACCTCCGGAGAGACCGAAGGCCGATTGCTTGAGTTTGTCCTTGACCTCTCCCCAGAGGGCCGAACGTGTCAGCGCTTCCTCGACGAGGTCGTCCATGTTGTCGACCTTCATCCCCGTGACTCTCGGCCCGTAGGCGATGTTGTCGTAGATCGACTTCGGGAACGGGTTCGGCTTCTGGAAGACCATGCCGATCCGGCGGCGAACTTCGATCGGATCGACACCCTTTGCGTAGATGTTCTCCTCCTGGAAGAGGACGTTGCCCTCGACGTGGGCAGCGTCGATGAGGTCGTTCATGCGATTCAGGGAGCGCAGGAGGGTGGATTTGCCGCATCCGGAGGGACCGATGAGAGCGGTGATCTCGTTGCGGCCGAATTCGAGGTTCACGCCGGTGACGGCACGGAAGTCGCCGTAGTAGACGTTGACGTCCTCGCAGCGAATGAGTCCGCTGGGGGTTTCGGCGATGCGGCGTGAGTTGGCGGCGTGGAAGTGAGTGTGTGTTGCCGAGCTGTCTGTGGGGGTGCTCATGGTTACCACCGTTTCTGGAACTTGTTGCGGATGAAGATGGCGAGGGCGTTCATCAGGATGAGAACGGCGAGCAGAAGGATGCTGGTCGCGCCGGCGAGCTCGTGGAATCCCTCTTGTGGTCGCCCGGTCCAGTTGAAGATCTGAATCGGCAAGGTGGTGTAACCGCTGAGGAGCCCGTTCGGATCGAAGGTGATGTAGACGAGAGCACCGAGTACGAGGAGTGGTGCGGCTTCGCCGAGGGCTCGGGACAGGGCGAGGATCGAGCCGGTGGCGATGCCGGGGACGGATGCGGGGAGCACCTGCCGCCAGGTTGTCTGCCATGGCGTCGCGCCCAGTGCTAGGGAGCCGTCGCGGATCTCGCGGGGCACGGCACGGATGGCTTCCCTGGTGGCGATGATGATGACCGGCAGGATGAGCAGCGTCAGCGCGAGCGCCCCACCGATGACGATGTTCTTGTTGGTCACGCCCAGCATCGAAAGGAATGCGAGGGCGAGCAGGCCATAGACGATCGACGGGACAGCGGCGAGGTTCTGCACGTTGAGCTCGACGAACTTGTTGAACCAGCGTTTCCGGTCGGCGAACTCTTCCAGGTGCACGGCGGCGGCGATGCCCAGGGGCAGAGTCAGTACAGCGGTGGTGCCGATCGCCCAGACAGAGCCGAGGATGGCGGGGCGAGCTCCGGCTTCTTCAGGGTCGGCGGAGGGGAAGTTCGTTATGAGGTTCCAGGAGAGCTTGTTCTGTCCGGTGAGGAAGATGGTCACCAGCAGCGTGATGAGCACCGCGAACGCTACGAAAAGCGAGAACCACAGCAGCAGAAGGAACAGAAGCGCGGTGGGGCGCATCTCTCCGTTTCGGCCCGTAGCGAGTGGGCGGGACGCGTGGATCACGCGGGGCGGGGTGGTTGTCGGCGCGGACATCAGTAGGCCTCCCGGAATCGGCGCACGAAGCGGATGCTGATGAAGTTAATGAGCAGCGTGATGAGGAACAGCAGCAGCCCGACGGCAAACAGCGTGTTGTATTCCAGGCTCCCGACGCGGGAGTCCCCGAGCGCGGCGTTCGCAATGAAGCCAGTCATCGTCTGTCCCTGCTCAAGCGGGTTGCTCACCATCTGTGCCTGGCTGCCGGCGGCGATCGCGACGATCATCGTTTCTCCGACCGCGCGGGAGATCCCCAGAACGACGGCGGCGACGATGCCTGACAGCGCCGCGGGGAAGACAACACGGAGAGTGGTCTGCATACGGTTGGCGCCGAGAGCGGCGCTTCCCTGTCGCAGTGCGCTGGGAACGGCAGACATCGCATCCTCGGCGATCGAGGCGATGGTGGGGATGATCATGACACCCATCACAAGGCCAGCGGCGAGAACGCTGAACGCACCCGTCGGCAGTTGGAGCCAGTCGCGGAGTACCGTGCCCTGGACGAACTGAAGGGCGAAGAACCCGTAGACGACGGTAGGAATGCCGGCGAGAATCTCCAGCAACGGCTTGAGTATCTTGCGGACGCGGGGTTTGGCGTACTCCGCGAGGAGGATCGCGGCGCCGAGACCGAATGGCACGGCGACGAGGAGTGCGATCACCGTCGTCCATAACGTGGCGGTCACCAGGGGCAGGACACCGAACGAGGCGTCGGCGAATCGGGGGGCCCAGCGTGTGCCGAAGAGGAACTCGAGCACGGGCACTTCGGCGAAGAAGCTCAGCGACGGAATCAGCAGCGCGATGAGGATGCCGACCGTCGTGATGACAGTGATGCCGGCCGCCACGCGCAAACCGAGCTTGATGAGGAACTCACCGGGCCGGCGGCGTCCAGCGAATGATGCGGAGGGGGCGGGGGCCCGACCAGTGGCCGGACCCCCTGTCCGCTCAGAGACGGTGGTCATGAGAATCGTCGTGAGCGGGCGGATCAGCCGAGGGATGCGAGCTCGTCCGAGGCCGTGGTGACCTGCTCCTCGGTAAGGGGGACGAACAGGGCGCGCTCGGCGATGTCGAGCGAGTTCGCGACGTAGAAGTCGACGAACGCCTTCACCTGTTCCTTTTCAACGTAGGAGGCGTTGTTGACGTAGATGAACAGCGGACGCCCCAGCGGGGTGTACGTGCCGTCCTGAACGGTCTCCGTGCTCGGCATCACACCGTCGATCATGGCGGCCTTGATGACCCCCTCGTTCTCTTCGACGTAGCTCAGGCCAAGGAACCCGATCGCGCCGACGTCGCCCGAGACGCCCTGGACCGTGATGTTGTCGTCCTCCGAAGGGCTGTAGTCGGTACGAATCGCGCCTTCTTCACCGTTGATCGCGTCAGTGAAGTAGTCGAACGTCCCAGAGTCGGTGCCCGCACCAAAGAGCGTGATGGCCTGGTCGGGGAAGCTTGAGTCGACCTGGTTCCAGTTGGTGATCTCACCCTCGGCTTCCGGGCCCCAGATGGTGTTGAGCTGCTCGACGGTGAGATCCTCAGCCCAGTCGTTCTCCGGATTGATGATGACCGAGAGCCCGTCGTTGGCGGCGACGATCTCGGTGTACTCGACACCCGCGGCTTCGCACTCCGCGGCTTCTTCGTCCTTGATCGGACGGGACGCGTTGGAGATGTCGGTCTCGTCGGCGCAGAAGGACTTGAACCCGCCGCCGGTGCCGGACGTTGCGACGGAGACGTTCACACCGGACTCCTCGTCGCCGAAGAGGTCGGCTGCCGCCTCGGTGAGCGGGGCAACGGTCGACGAACCGTCGGTGGTCACCGAACCGGACAATCCGCTTGCGGAGCCGCTCGATCCGCCGGAGTCGCCTTCCGCGGGTTGTCCCCCGCAGGCGCTCAGCGTGAGCGCGCCGATGACGACCAGCGCCGTGGACGCGAAGATCTTTGCTGTGGTCTTTCGCACGATTGCTTCCTTCATCTCAGATACGTGTCAGGCAGCCAGTGGACCGCCTCAAATAGATGGTTGTCTATCCGACGTATTCATAGAAGGTCATCTATGTGAACGTGAGGTGAACGAACGTGGAAGAGCTCTCCTGAGTTACCGCGTCAGGAGAACCGGGCGAAGACGAGCGAGAGCGCAGCGAGGGCGACGGCGATGAGCGCCATGGCCGAGTAGGAGCCGGTCGCGACCGCGAGCAGCGGACCTATCGCGGGGCCGAATGCGCCGATGAGGGTGATTGGCGCGGCGAAGACACCGTTGATGGCGCCGTAGTTCTGAGTGCCCCATCGGTCTGCGACGGCTGAGCCCTGCACAAGGGTTTGTGCGCCGCGGACGGCACCGGCGGCGATGCCGATGGAGATGAGCAGCCATGGCGGGCCGGGGACGAGAGCGAGGAGGGCGAGGAATGCGACGCTCAGTCCAGCGGTGGCCGCGAGGGGAATCCAAGGCGCGGCAGTGTGCGGAATGGCGACGTAGAGAAGTCGTCCGATGACCTGCCCTGCCCCAAGAAGTCCTAGATGAGTGAGTCCGATTGGCTGTGAACGGCGTGGAGGCTGTTAATCGTTGGCAGAGGGTGTTAAGCCCAATGTGTGAATACCGACCTCAACACCCTCCTGATCACACTTTACGTCCATCTCGATGACCGGATCCTGCCCGCGATCGGCTTCACCCGGGACCACCACCCCGGTCGCAAGCCCGCGTTGAACGATGTCGAGCTGCTGTGTCTACTCGTCGCGCAGCACCTGCTCGGGATCTCCTCTGACCGGAAATGGATCCGATACGCCCGCACCCACTTGAAGAGCATGTTTCCGGCGCTGCCTGGCCAGTCCGGGTGGGGCAAGCGCGTCCGCCAATCCACCGGGCTGCTGTCCGCGGTGATCACGGAGCTTGCCCGCGATACCCCGTCATGGAACGAAGTCACCCGGCTGATCGATTCCACCCCACTGCCGTGTGGGAAGTCCCGCGAGACGGTGAAACGCTCCGACCTTGCCGGTGACGCCGGCTACGGGTACTGTGCCTCACATTCCCGGTTCTTCTGGGGCTTCCGCCTCTACCTGGTCTGCACACCGGACGGGATGCCCGTGGTCTGGGGACTCGCGAATCCGAAGATCGGTGAACGCGAAGCCGCGGCAGCGATGCTCGACCACGACCGCCACCTCATCCAGC includes these proteins:
- the pstB gene encoding phosphate ABC transporter ATP-binding protein PstB gives rise to the protein MRCEDVNVYYGDFRAVTGVNLEFGRNEITALIGPSGCGKSTLLRSLNRMNDLIDAAHVEGNVLFQEENIYAKGVDPIEVRRRIGMVFQKPNPFPKSIYDNIAYGPRVTGMKVDNMDDLVEEALTRSALWGEVKDKLKQSAFGLSGGQQQRLCIARTIAVRPDVILMDEPCSALDPIATSRIEDLMYDLRQDYTIIIVTHNMQQAARVADRTAFFTALADDTTGDRTGVLVEYDLTKNIFEQPQDQRTEDYISGRFG
- the pstA gene encoding phosphate ABC transporter permease PstA, whose protein sequence is MRPTALLFLLLLWFSLFVAFAVLITLLVTIFLTGQNKLSWNLITNFPSADPEEAGARPAILGSVWAIGTTAVLTLPLGIAAAVHLEEFADRKRWFNKFVELNVQNLAAVPSIVYGLLALAFLSMLGVTNKNIVIGGALALTLLILPVIIIATREAIRAVPREIRDGSLALGATPWQTTWRQVLPASVPGIATGSILALSRALGEAAPLLVLGALVYITFDPNGLLSGYTTLPIQIFNWTGRPQEGFHELAGATSILLLAVLILMNALAIFIRNKFQKRW
- a CDS encoding winged helix-turn-helix domain-containing protein; this encodes MSDIPRTGNARFVVHGNSTDILRGSFAEFRHAGVPITIHPEIVGALADLAHDDDASLILAGGEAFEQLSAILQITQPVCSGSIFLGVFDTTATATIAGAMKAGVRGTVRLPMTPQRLRDVARLHPRTGPIERILTIGELTLDIPHRSLRWRDQALLLPAREFELLHQIIRAYPESVSIDTLALAFGSDLEDPHASVRVAMTKLRARLAAFAPAQALIETVRVAGYRLVS
- a CDS encoding IS982 family transposase → MNTDLNTLLITLYVHLDDRILPAIGFTRDHHPGRKPALNDVELLCLLVAQHLLGISSDRKWIRYARTHLKSMFPALPGQSGWGKRVRQSTGLLSAVITELARDTPSWNEVTRLIDSTPLPCGKSRETVKRSDLAGDAGYGYCASHSRFFWGFRLYLVCTPDGMPVVWGLANPKIGEREAAAAMLDHDRHLIQPGQVIIGDKGFAGREFETFITEDLGAHLIRPDRKDEKPRFGKLGGIRQWVESVFDTLKGQLTLEDHGGRTIAGVYSRVAARLLALAAGIWHNWLIGAPVKRSLIAYDH
- a CDS encoding PstS family phosphate ABC transporter substrate-binding protein yields the protein MRKTTAKIFASTALVVIGALTLSACGGQPAEGDSGGSSGSASGLSGSVTTDGSSTVAPLTEAAADLFGDEESGVNVSVATSGTGGGFKSFCADETDISNASRPIKDEEAAECEAAGVEYTEIVAANDGLSVIINPENDWAEDLTVEQLNTIWGPEAEGEITNWNQVDSSFPDQAITLFGAGTDSGTFDYFTDAINGEEGAIRTDYSPSEDDNITVQGVSGDVGAIGFLGLSYVEENEGVIKAAMIDGVMPSTETVQDGTYTPLGRPLFIYVNNASYVEKEQVKAFVDFYVANSLDIAERALFVPLTEEQVTTASDELASLG
- the pstC gene encoding phosphate ABC transporter permease subunit PstC, whose amino-acid sequence is MTTVSERTGGPATGRAPAPSASFAGRRRPGEFLIKLGLRVAAGITVITTVGILIALLIPSLSFFAEVPVLEFLFGTRWAPRFADASFGVLPLVTATLWTTVIALLVAVPFGLGAAILLAEYAKPRVRKILKPLLEILAGIPTVVYGFFALQFVQGTVLRDWLQLPTGAFSVLAAGLVMGVMIIPTIASIAEDAMSAVPSALRQGSAALGANRMQTTLRVVFPAALSGIVAAVVLGISRAVGETMIVAIAAGSQAQMVSNPLEQGQTMTGFIANAALGDSRVGSLEYNTLFAVGLLLFLITLLINFISIRFVRRFREAY
- a CDS encoding ArsR/SmtB family transcription factor gives rise to the protein MSSLPKSQSQIGGALDRDAAEELARTLRAVADPTRLQILSIILGSVDERATVGQLADVLGLRQPTVTHHVRILLDDGFLMRQQSGKLGWLSVNPGRRSAVEDFLR
- a CDS encoding arsenate-mycothiol transferase ArsC — translated: MSDGAPHRIGKPLDERAARDRAAQVSVLGNPDILRVLSALASDIPVASIPAELSLSSAVIDEALRSLLITGLVRDDEGRVTPTVDAWVRFGRLLSSESLQTVPAAPAVADLPQGVMTIVADLAYRFSSTFSPETVASYVAQSYLLLSQRARVREHLLTMTERYAADRLEALATAQGLLLRDTPEVLFVCVQNAGRSQMAGAFLRHLSGGKVHVRTAGSSPAEAAHPRVAAALLEAGVELWGEFPKPLTDDVVRAADYVITMGCGDACPVFPGRRYMEWDLPDPLELDDAGLRDVRDDIRSRVLDLLAELGVDPQDTSR